Proteins encoded in a region of the Tautonia rosea genome:
- a CDS encoding alpha/beta fold hydrolase: MPGLLLPIVILLGLVAPIDDAPEAKAPDIRDLVTHGKADSNGVKIHYATMGEGPLVIMLHGFPDFWYTWRAQMPPLAKHFRVVAIDLRGYNESDQPEGVEAYALDRLVEDVAAVVRHFEAESAVIVGHDWGGMIAWSFAMAHPEQTKRLVILNLPHPKGLLRELAENPDQQRASQYARNFQADGAEALIPPALLAGWVQDPEARAIYVEAFGRSSRTAMLNYYRANYPRPPYDQALEGREFPPVSCPVLMIHGLDDTALLPGALAGTWDWIADDLTLITIPGAGHFVQQDASDRVTQTMTWWLTSSPWAP; the protein is encoded by the coding sequence ATGCCTGGCTTGCTGCTGCCGATCGTCATCTTGCTGGGCCTGGTCGCGCCGATCGACGACGCTCCCGAGGCGAAGGCCCCCGACATCCGCGACCTCGTCACGCACGGCAAGGCCGACTCGAATGGCGTGAAGATTCATTACGCGACGATGGGGGAGGGGCCGCTCGTGATCATGCTGCACGGCTTCCCCGACTTCTGGTACACCTGGCGCGCCCAGATGCCTCCGCTCGCCAAGCACTTCCGCGTCGTCGCCATCGACCTGCGCGGCTACAACGAAAGCGACCAGCCCGAGGGGGTCGAGGCGTACGCCCTGGATCGCCTGGTCGAGGACGTGGCGGCCGTTGTCCGACACTTCGAGGCGGAATCAGCCGTGATCGTTGGGCACGACTGGGGAGGGATGATCGCCTGGTCGTTCGCCATGGCGCACCCCGAGCAGACCAAGAGGCTGGTGATCCTCAACCTGCCTCATCCGAAGGGTCTTCTCCGCGAGCTGGCCGAGAACCCTGACCAGCAACGGGCCAGCCAGTACGCCCGGAACTTCCAGGCCGACGGGGCCGAGGCGCTCATCCCCCCCGCCCTGCTCGCCGGATGGGTTCAGGATCCCGAAGCCCGAGCCATCTACGTCGAGGCGTTCGGCCGATCCTCCCGCACCGCCATGCTCAACTATTACCGGGCCAACTACCCGCGCCCGCCCTACGATCAAGCCCTCGAAGGACGCGAGTTCCCTCCCGTCTCGTGCCCCGTCTTGATGATTCACGGCCTGGACGACACCGCCCTCTTGCCCGGAGCCCTTGCCGGAACCTGGGACTGGATTGCCGACGACCTGACCCTCATCACCATCCCCGGCGCGGGCCACTTTGTCCAGCAAGATGCCTCCGACCGCGTGACCCAGACGATGACCTGGTGGCTAACCTCGTCTCCCTGGGCTCCCTGA
- a CDS encoding NAD(P)-dependent alcohol dehydrogenase → MKAAVIDGYGGPDRLQIREVNSPELEPGMIRVRVRAAGVNPVDWKIRSGMLKGILRPTFPLILGGDLAGEVDAVGEGVTRFRVGDPVFGMADLRKGRTGSYAEFALIAESAAARKPEVWSFEDAASVPIAGLTALQSLRDLGQVPSGGSVLINGASGGVGTFAVQIGKALGARVVGTCSASNAELVRSLGADTVIDYTVHDVTQRDERFDVFLDAVARSSFRRARHILKPDGTYVSTLPSPSLIGWMGVLPVLRPFGVRRRAAIILVKPRGDDLATLAQLAEQGELRPVIEHVYPLDDVRQAHEQSQTGRTRGKIVLRIA, encoded by the coding sequence ATGAAAGCCGCCGTGATCGACGGATACGGAGGCCCCGATCGGCTTCAGATCCGAGAGGTCAATTCTCCTGAGCTGGAGCCGGGAATGATCCGGGTCAGGGTCCGGGCGGCGGGGGTCAACCCGGTCGACTGGAAAATTCGCAGCGGGATGCTCAAGGGGATCTTGCGACCAACCTTCCCCTTGATCCTCGGCGGCGACCTGGCCGGCGAGGTCGATGCCGTCGGCGAGGGGGTCACTCGATTCCGGGTGGGTGATCCGGTCTTCGGAATGGCCGACCTGCGAAAGGGCCGTACCGGCAGCTATGCCGAGTTCGCCCTCATCGCCGAATCGGCCGCCGCTCGGAAACCGGAGGTCTGGAGCTTCGAGGATGCCGCCTCGGTCCCGATCGCCGGCCTGACCGCCTTGCAATCGCTCCGCGATCTTGGCCAGGTCCCTTCGGGTGGGTCGGTCCTGATCAATGGCGCCTCGGGAGGAGTCGGCACCTTCGCCGTTCAGATCGGCAAGGCGCTGGGCGCTCGGGTCGTGGGGACCTGTTCGGCCTCGAATGCCGAACTGGTCCGATCGCTCGGCGCCGACACCGTGATCGACTACACCGTGCACGACGTGACGCAGCGAGACGAACGGTTTGACGTCTTCCTCGATGCCGTCGCTCGGAGCAGCTTCCGACGGGCCCGCCACATCCTCAAGCCTGACGGAACGTACGTTTCGACCCTGCCCTCGCCCAGCTTGATCGGCTGGATGGGGGTCTTGCCGGTTCTCCGGCCGTTCGGCGTTCGGCGACGGGCAGCGATCATCCTGGTCAAGCCTCGTGGAGACGACCTTGCCACCCTTGCTCAGCTTGCCGAGCAAGGAGAACTCCGTCCCGTCATCGAACACGTGTACCCGCTGGACGACGTGCGGCAAGCCCACGAGCAGAGCCAGACCGGCCGCACGCGCGGGAAGATCGTGTTACGCATCGCTTGA
- a CDS encoding DUF1559 domain-containing protein: MLHRRKGFTLIELLVVIAIIGVLIALLLPAVQSAREAARRAQCTNNLKQIGLGMHNYHDTFGTLPPGIRCCCFHTWIHFMLPYVEQENMFNAINFDGGWGLLGTTGDAAVPRDPIRNFIRYGSAQNTTTARMVVSAYQCPSDTLNRPISQIPNNNYVVNFGNTNMFQQEFLGVPFGGAPFSDVDWCSTRPAANITRNFSAFRDGTSNTLLAGECIQGQLNDLRGFTAWGDAAFFTAWNTPNSRLPDVMSQNCRNLEEGNPPCVIAGGDNGPTRHGVRSRHPGGANMAMADGSVRFVKDTVNVFTWRSLSTTRGGEVVSADQY, encoded by the coding sequence ATGTTGCATCGCCGCAAGGGATTTACACTCATTGAGTTGCTCGTCGTCATCGCGATCATCGGTGTTCTGATCGCGCTACTCTTGCCCGCCGTTCAGAGTGCCCGAGAAGCCGCCCGACGCGCCCAGTGCACCAACAATCTCAAGCAGATTGGCCTGGGCATGCATAACTATCACGACACCTTCGGAACCCTTCCCCCGGGCATCCGCTGTTGCTGCTTCCACACCTGGATTCACTTCATGCTTCCCTACGTGGAGCAGGAGAACATGTTCAACGCCATCAACTTCGATGGCGGCTGGGGTCTGCTCGGCACGACCGGCGATGCCGCCGTGCCTCGCGATCCGATTCGCAACTTCATTCGCTACGGCAGCGCTCAGAACACGACGACCGCCCGGATGGTCGTCTCGGCCTATCAGTGCCCGAGCGACACCTTGAACCGGCCCATCAGCCAGATCCCGAACAACAACTACGTCGTGAACTTCGGGAACACCAACATGTTCCAGCAAGAGTTCCTCGGCGTCCCCTTCGGCGGGGCTCCCTTCAGTGATGTGGACTGGTGCTCGACCCGTCCTGCCGCCAACATCACCCGGAACTTCTCTGCCTTCCGCGACGGGACGAGCAACACCTTGCTCGCCGGCGAATGCATCCAGGGGCAACTCAACGACCTTCGCGGCTTTACCGCCTGGGGAGACGCCGCCTTCTTCACGGCCTGGAACACCCCCAACAGCCGGTTGCCCGACGTCATGTCTCAGAACTGCCGAAACCTTGAGGAAGGCAACCCGCCCTGCGTCATCGCCGGCGGAGACAACGGCCCGACCCGACATGGCGTCCGCAGCCGACACCCCGGCGGTGCCAACATGGCCATGGCCGACGGTAGCGTTCGCTTCGTCAAGGACACCGTCAACGTCTTCACCTGGCGATCGCTCAGCACGACCCGAGGCGGTGAGGTCGTCAGCGCCGACCAGTATTGA
- a CDS encoding LOG family protein, translating into MVQAVCVFCGSSPGADPAYREAAAALGQLLAELGKTLVYGGGSVGLMGVLADAVMAQGGRVIGVIPQSLLDREVGHTELTELHVVGSMHERKAMMAELAEGFLALPGGIGTLEEFFEIWTWGQLGLHRKPFGLLDVEGFYQPMLAFLDRLVEQRFVRPEHRAMLIVARQPVTLLAAMEAYTPPPVPKWIDREAT; encoded by the coding sequence ATGGTGCAAGCGGTCTGTGTGTTTTGTGGGTCGAGCCCGGGGGCCGATCCTGCGTATCGGGAGGCGGCGGCTGCGCTCGGGCAGTTGCTGGCTGAGTTGGGCAAGACGCTCGTTTATGGCGGTGGCAGTGTGGGACTGATGGGCGTGCTGGCCGACGCCGTCATGGCACAGGGGGGGAGGGTGATTGGCGTGATCCCCCAGTCACTCCTCGATCGTGAGGTCGGGCATACCGAGCTGACCGAACTCCACGTGGTCGGCTCGATGCACGAGCGCAAGGCGATGATGGCGGAGCTGGCCGAGGGTTTCCTTGCGCTTCCGGGAGGAATTGGTACGCTGGAAGAATTCTTCGAGATCTGGACATGGGGCCAGCTGGGGCTCCACCGCAAGCCGTTCGGCCTGCTCGATGTCGAAGGGTTCTATCAGCCGATGCTTGCGTTTCTCGATCGCCTGGTCGAACAGCGTTTTGTCAGGCCGGAGCATCGAGCTATGTTAATCGTTGCCCGACAACCGGTCACGCTGCTCGCGGCGATGGAAGCCTACACCCCGCCCCCCGTGCCGAAGTGGATCGACCGGGAAGCGACGTGA
- a CDS encoding amidase — MELFPPAEATLAGTLDALRSGRTSCREVLERCLDRIDDREHEVHAWAFLDRDGARAQADRLDADHQVGRPFGPLGGIPIGVKDIIHVAGMPTEYGIPGFEELLCKNLSEPEADELRGSTIPEADAPIVADLRRRGAIILGKAVTTPYAWIDPPPTRNPWNLDHTPGGSSSGPAAAVACGMCLGALGSQTGGSITRPASYCGVAGFKPTYGSWSAEGILPLAQSLDHPGPIALTIADLALLANIRPFLTDRPLTIGRLRHWFDERTEPAMLDAMEQATAALQAAGHRVVRLSMPSPFPEIPANHFTILSAEAAGNHYGAIKRSPECYPPRITKLIEEGLHVTYVDFLVAKHFQEKTRWLFDSHLGEVDALLTPAALGPAPDPSTTGDPAFNSPWSFLGLPTITHPIALSPNGLPLGLQLTGRSGPEGEAALFGVALRTEAALRKAAGAAELPPFPAD, encoded by the coding sequence ATGGAGCTTTTCCCTCCCGCCGAGGCCACCCTCGCCGGCACGCTTGACGCCCTCCGCTCCGGCCGCACCTCTTGCCGCGAGGTGCTGGAGCGGTGTCTTGACCGGATCGACGATCGTGAGCACGAGGTCCACGCCTGGGCCTTCCTCGACCGCGACGGTGCCCGAGCCCAGGCCGACCGGCTCGACGCCGACCACCAGGTCGGGCGACCGTTCGGCCCGCTCGGAGGCATCCCGATCGGCGTGAAGGATATCATCCACGTCGCCGGAATGCCAACCGAGTACGGCATCCCTGGCTTCGAGGAACTTCTCTGCAAGAACCTCTCGGAACCGGAAGCCGACGAGCTCCGCGGAAGCACAATCCCGGAAGCCGACGCCCCCATCGTTGCCGACCTGAGGCGCCGCGGAGCCATCATCCTCGGCAAGGCCGTCACAACCCCTTATGCCTGGATCGATCCCCCACCGACCCGCAACCCCTGGAACCTCGACCACACCCCCGGCGGCTCCTCCAGCGGACCGGCCGCGGCGGTCGCCTGCGGCATGTGCCTCGGTGCCCTCGGCTCGCAAACAGGTGGCTCGATCACCCGGCCCGCTTCGTACTGCGGCGTCGCCGGCTTCAAGCCGACGTATGGAAGCTGGAGCGCCGAGGGCATCCTCCCCCTCGCGCAGAGCCTCGACCACCCTGGGCCGATCGCCCTCACCATCGCCGACCTCGCCCTGCTGGCCAACATCCGACCCTTCCTCACCGACAGACCGCTGACCATCGGCCGCCTCCGCCACTGGTTCGACGAGCGAACCGAGCCCGCCATGCTCGACGCAATGGAGCAAGCGACCGCCGCACTCCAGGCCGCGGGCCACCGCGTCGTCCGCCTCTCAATGCCGAGCCCGTTCCCCGAGATTCCCGCGAATCACTTCACCATCCTCTCCGCCGAGGCCGCCGGGAACCACTACGGGGCGATCAAGCGCAGCCCAGAATGTTACCCTCCTCGCATCACAAAACTTATTGAGGAAGGTTTGCACGTCACCTACGTTGATTTCCTTGTTGCAAAGCACTTCCAGGAAAAGACCCGATGGCTCTTCGACAGCCATCTCGGCGAGGTCGACGCCCTGCTCACCCCCGCCGCCCTCGGCCCTGCTCCCGACCCATCGACGACCGGCGACCCTGCGTTCAACTCCCCCTGGAGTTTCCTTGGCCTACCGACGATCACCCACCCGATCGCCCTCTCCCCCAACGGTCTGCCGCTCGGCCTGCAACTGACCGGCCGCTCCGGCCCCGAGGGCGAGGCCGCCCTGTTCGGCGTCGCCCTCCGCACTGAGGCCGCGCTTCGCAAGGCCGCGGGCGCTGCCGAACTCCCGCCTTTCCCGGCCGATTGA
- a CDS encoding glycosyltransferase: MRSIALVLDHLLCSGEPEMTLTVNRNMLPARQTEACDGVVWCGNVDYWYHNRGHSSVRMAVRLAKRGMPTLWINSIGMRMPVPGRTEIAWSRYTRKLGSMLRGLRRDPETGMWVYSPLFVPKYSPKGIELNGRLLAWQIAVLRRWLGMKHASAVVSMPTMGPAVERLNWTRTVFERCDDFGSMPGADHATIAPLERRLVTGSDVVIYVNEGLMEAERGLSSHAELIGHGVDFERFAQERPEGRPPEGPRPNALQGLPRPIIGFYGGMDDYRMDRELLVRVARHAAARGGSLVLIGPAQMDLSSILAEPNVRHIGQMPPNDLPAFAAHFDVGIIPFLRNEFNESCNPIKIKEYLAIGFPVVASQLPAFDPYDGLIEQATTHDEFLQAIDRALLDDTAERTRARRATVAEDSWDRVTDRIALLLGCPPSAEGADASAIF, encoded by the coding sequence TTGCGTTCGATTGCCCTGGTGCTCGACCATTTGCTCTGTTCTGGTGAACCCGAGATGACCCTGACCGTGAATCGAAACATGCTGCCGGCTCGGCAGACCGAAGCCTGTGATGGTGTGGTCTGGTGCGGGAACGTTGACTACTGGTATCACAACCGGGGTCATTCGTCCGTCCGCATGGCGGTTCGCCTGGCAAAGCGGGGCATGCCCACGCTCTGGATCAACAGTATCGGCATGCGGATGCCGGTCCCCGGTCGAACCGAGATTGCCTGGAGCCGATACACGCGAAAGCTTGGCAGCATGCTCCGCGGTCTGCGTCGCGACCCGGAAACCGGCATGTGGGTCTATTCTCCCCTGTTCGTGCCGAAGTACTCGCCGAAGGGGATCGAGCTGAACGGGCGGTTGCTGGCCTGGCAAATTGCCGTTTTGCGTCGGTGGCTAGGAATGAAGCACGCCTCGGCTGTCGTGTCGATGCCCACCATGGGACCGGCGGTCGAACGCCTGAACTGGACGCGCACGGTCTTCGAACGGTGTGACGACTTCGGATCGATGCCGGGGGCCGATCATGCCACCATCGCCCCGCTCGAACGTCGACTCGTCACCGGGTCCGACGTGGTCATTTATGTCAACGAAGGGCTGATGGAGGCCGAGCGCGGCCTGTCGTCTCACGCCGAGCTGATCGGCCACGGTGTCGATTTCGAGCGATTTGCCCAGGAACGTCCGGAGGGACGGCCTCCTGAAGGACCTCGGCCGAACGCATTGCAGGGACTTCCCCGGCCGATCATCGGCTTCTACGGCGGCATGGACGACTACCGGATGGATCGCGAGTTGCTGGTCCGGGTCGCCCGGCACGCGGCGGCTCGGGGGGGATCGCTCGTTCTGATCGGCCCGGCACAGATGGACCTCAGCTCGATCCTGGCCGAGCCGAACGTTCGACACATCGGCCAGATGCCTCCCAACGACCTGCCGGCCTTCGCCGCTCATTTCGATGTCGGCATCATTCCCTTCCTTCGAAATGAATTCAACGAGAGTTGTAATCCGATCAAGATCAAGGAATACCTTGCGATCGGTTTCCCGGTCGTGGCTTCCCAGCTTCCCGCGTTCGATCCGTACGACGGCCTGATCGAACAGGCCACCACGCATGACGAATTTTTGCAAGCGATCGACCGCGCCTTGCTCGACGACACTGCCGAACGGACCCGAGCCCGCCGGGCGACGGTCGCGGAGGATAGTTGGGACCGTGTGACCGATCGCATTGCCTTGCTGCTCGGCTGTCCTCCCTCGGCCGAGGGGGCAGACGCATCGGCGATCTTTTGA
- a CDS encoding histone deacetylase family protein, translating into MAIYFSDRFVLPLPEWHRFPMAKYARLRDRLERSGIVPPELLREPPAATDQEILRAHDSDYFARAVSGQFLAEEARALGFPWSPQLIERSRRSAGATIAAARDVLTGASFGVNLAGGTHHAAPNRCAGYCVFNDSAIAARAMQAEGLARRVLIVDCDVHQGDGTALIFADDPTVFTFSIHGERNYPLRKPPSDLDVPLPDGTDDDAYLAALDAGLAEGIDRSRADLAIYLAGADPYLADRFGRMKLTMPGLEARDRLVFDALRSRAIPVAVSMAGGYSENVDDIVAIHFATVKLAVEGLPG; encoded by the coding sequence GTGGCGATCTATTTCAGTGACCGGTTTGTCCTGCCCTTGCCCGAGTGGCACCGCTTCCCGATGGCCAAGTACGCCCGGCTCCGCGATCGGCTCGAACGGTCCGGCATCGTGCCTCCCGAACTGCTCCGAGAACCGCCGGCCGCGACCGATCAGGAAATCCTTCGAGCCCATGACTCGGATTACTTCGCCCGAGCCGTCTCCGGCCAGTTCCTTGCCGAGGAAGCTCGGGCGCTCGGTTTCCCCTGGTCGCCTCAGTTGATCGAACGCTCGCGCCGATCTGCTGGTGCCACCATCGCCGCCGCTCGAGACGTGCTCACCGGCGCATCCTTCGGAGTCAACCTTGCCGGCGGCACCCACCATGCCGCCCCGAACCGATGCGCCGGCTACTGCGTGTTCAACGACTCGGCCATCGCGGCCCGAGCGATGCAGGCCGAAGGGCTCGCCCGCCGCGTCTTGATCGTCGATTGCGACGTCCACCAGGGGGACGGGACCGCCTTGATCTTTGCCGACGATCCGACCGTCTTCACCTTCTCGATCCACGGCGAACGCAATTACCCGCTCCGCAAACCTCCCAGCGATCTCGACGTTCCCTTGCCCGATGGCACCGACGACGACGCCTACCTCGCCGCCCTCGATGCCGGTCTGGCTGAGGGGATCGACCGTTCCCGCGCTGATCTGGCCATTTACCTTGCCGGGGCCGACCCTTATCTGGCCGATCGCTTCGGTCGGATGAAGCTGACCATGCCGGGGCTGGAAGCCCGCGATCGGCTCGTCTTCGACGCCCTCCGATCCCGAGCGATTCCCGTTGCCGTGAGCATGGCCGGCGGCTATTCCGAAAACGTGGACGACATTGTTGCCATTCACTTCGCCACCGTGAAACTTGCAGTCGAGGGCTTGCCCGGCTAA
- the hemL gene encoding glutamate-1-semialdehyde 2,1-aminomutase yields MDATTPARSRPDYHLDRSHAEFVRAGRVIPGGVNSPARAFGAVGGEPPFMDRADGAYLYDIDGHQYIDFIGSWGPMILGHCRPEVNAAVTDALAKSSSFGAPTVREAEIAEAVVDAVPSIEMVRFVSSGTEAAMSAVRLARGVTGRHKVIKMIGHYHGHVDALLVSAGSAVATLGHPNSPGVTPGAASDTILCPFNDAAAVADAFQRFPDQIAAVLLEPVAGNMGCVPPRPGYLELLRELTEKNGALLFFDEVMTGFRLAYGGAQEHFGITPDVTCLGKIIGGGLPAAAYGSSREVMTHVSPVGPVFQAGTLSGNPLAMAAGLTTLRLLKQENPYPYLESLTARLEDGLRRAATDAKVPHCIQRVGSMITLFFTEGPVHSFDDAKRSDTALFGRFFWELLARGVYFPCSQFEAAFLSSAHTEADIDHTITAACEALKAATH; encoded by the coding sequence ATGGATGCCACCACCCCTGCCCGATCAAGGCCCGATTACCACCTCGACCGCAGCCACGCCGAGTTCGTCCGCGCCGGCCGGGTGATTCCCGGAGGAGTCAACAGCCCGGCCCGAGCCTTCGGCGCCGTCGGCGGCGAGCCTCCCTTCATGGATCGGGCCGACGGGGCCTACCTGTACGACATCGACGGTCATCAATACATTGACTTTATTGGATCGTGGGGGCCGATGATCCTCGGCCACTGCCGACCCGAGGTCAACGCCGCAGTCACCGACGCCCTGGCGAAGTCCTCCAGCTTTGGCGCTCCGACCGTCCGAGAAGCTGAGATCGCCGAGGCCGTCGTCGACGCCGTTCCCTCAATCGAAATGGTTCGCTTCGTCTCCTCGGGGACCGAGGCCGCCATGTCCGCGGTCCGCCTCGCCCGAGGGGTGACGGGACGGCATAAAGTGATCAAGATGATCGGTCATTATCATGGCCACGTCGATGCCCTGCTCGTTTCGGCCGGATCGGCGGTCGCCACCCTCGGCCACCCGAACAGCCCCGGTGTCACTCCCGGCGCCGCGAGCGACACCATCCTCTGTCCCTTCAACGATGCCGCTGCCGTCGCCGACGCCTTCCAGCGCTTCCCCGACCAAATTGCCGCTGTCTTGCTCGAACCAGTCGCCGGCAACATGGGATGCGTCCCCCCTCGCCCCGGCTATCTGGAACTGCTTCGCGAGCTGACTGAAAAGAACGGAGCCCTCCTCTTCTTTGACGAGGTGATGACCGGCTTCCGCCTGGCCTACGGCGGTGCTCAGGAACATTTTGGCATTACCCCCGATGTCACCTGTCTCGGCAAGATCATCGGCGGCGGCCTCCCCGCGGCGGCCTACGGCTCGTCTCGCGAGGTGATGACCCACGTCTCTCCGGTCGGTCCCGTCTTCCAAGCCGGAACCCTCTCCGGCAACCCGCTCGCCATGGCCGCCGGATTGACCACCCTTCGCTTGCTCAAGCAAGAAAACCCTTACCCATATCTCGAATCGCTCACTGCCCGACTCGAAGACGGACTCCGCCGCGCCGCCACTGATGCCAAGGTTCCTCACTGTATCCAGCGTGTCGGTAGCATGATCACCCTCTTCTTCACCGAGGGCCCCGTGCATAGCTTCGACGACGCCAAGCGATCCGACACTGCACTGTTCGGCCGCTTCTTCTGGGAATTGCTCGCCCGAGGCGTCTACTTCCCCTGCAGCCAGTTCGAGGCCGCGTTCCTTTCCTCCGCCCACACCGAGGCCGACATCGACCACACCATCACCGCCGCCTGCGAGGCCCTCAAGGCCGCCACCCACTAA
- a CDS encoding SMP-30/gluconolactonase/LRE family protein — translation MSISAPFVFFVLTLSGLSSIQEAETIPAVGPVGPMRQVVTDLIFTEGPATDANGNLYFTDVRGNTIYRLDQNGTVSPFLENSQGCNGLMIARDGRLIACQGAGKRIIAIHPESKEIDVIADAFEGQPFDRPNDLVLDRQGGIYFTDPGVGAVYYIDANRSVHRILTDLPRPNGILLSPDGRTLYVLPSGAPDVLSYVLKAPGEPGEAVVLCQLEQAPGTDPRGGDGLTVDDRGILFLTQPSLGAIQVVAPSGNTLGFIKVPENPSNCAFGGPDSNTLYITARTSVYAVTMEAKGFILAIADDPE, via the coding sequence ATGAGCATTTCCGCACCTTTTGTGTTTTTCGTGCTCACCCTCTCCGGTCTCTCCTCGATTCAGGAGGCCGAAACGATTCCTGCCGTCGGGCCTGTCGGCCCCATGCGTCAGGTCGTGACCGACTTGATTTTCACCGAAGGCCCCGCGACCGATGCCAATGGAAATCTTTATTTCACCGACGTCCGCGGCAACACCATTTACCGGCTCGACCAGAACGGAACCGTCTCTCCCTTCCTGGAAAACTCCCAGGGCTGCAACGGTCTGATGATCGCCCGCGACGGACGCCTCATCGCCTGCCAGGGTGCCGGGAAGCGGATCATCGCCATCCATCCCGAATCAAAGGAAATCGACGTGATCGCCGACGCGTTCGAGGGCCAACCCTTCGACCGTCCGAACGACCTCGTGCTCGACCGTCAAGGGGGCATCTACTTCACCGACCCTGGCGTCGGCGCCGTCTATTACATTGACGCAAACCGATCCGTCCACCGCATCCTCACCGACCTTCCTCGGCCGAACGGCATCCTCCTGTCTCCCGACGGCCGTACCCTCTACGTCCTTCCCTCCGGCGCTCCCGACGTGCTTTCCTACGTTCTCAAAGCTCCTGGCGAACCAGGAGAGGCCGTTGTGCTGTGTCAGCTCGAACAGGCTCCCGGCACCGATCCCCGAGGTGGTGACGGCCTGACTGTCGACGATCGCGGCATCCTTTTCCTCACCCAGCCTTCGCTCGGTGCCATCCAGGTCGTCGCCCCCAGCGGCAACACCCTCGGGTTCATCAAGGTTCCCGAGAACCCCTCCAACTGCGCCTTCGGCGGCCCCGACTCCAACACCCTTTACATCACCGCGCGCACCTCTGTTTATGCCGTTACGATGGAGGCCAAAGGCTTCATCCTGGCCATCGCCGACGACCCGGAGTAA
- a CDS encoding carbohydrate-binding family 9-like protein: MLIPSLLTLLVLSPSPLDDEPRPHEFTAAEARGYVAYRTPGLITIDGRLDDPGWEGIPWTEVFLDIEGDARPRPRFKTRAKMAWNKQYFYIAADLEEPHVWGTLTEHDSVIFYDNDFEVFIDPDGDNHQYYEFEINALNTGWDLRLVKPYRDGGPALNEWEIPGLKTAVHIRGTINDPSDEDEGWSVEIAMPWNVLGEFTDQPSPPRDGDRWRVNFSRVEWQHRIVEGRYEKVPETREDNWVWSPQWVIDMHRPERWGDVLFSTKPVGTVAFPPDRARPARDFLHLVYEAQKVFRKENERWAESIEELGFDASPEPSLTIEVTEEGYTASVIVPAAEGEPARRWTIAHDSRITSASVHDPS, from the coding sequence ATGCTGATTCCGTCGTTGCTTACCCTGCTCGTGCTGTCACCCTCGCCGCTCGATGACGAGCCGAGGCCCCACGAGTTCACCGCCGCCGAGGCCCGCGGCTATGTTGCGTACCGGACGCCCGGTCTGATCACGATTGATGGTCGGCTCGACGACCCGGGCTGGGAGGGGATTCCCTGGACCGAGGTCTTCCTCGATATCGAAGGAGACGCGCGTCCACGCCCCCGCTTCAAGACCCGGGCGAAAATGGCCTGGAATAAACAGTACTTCTACATTGCTGCGGATCTGGAAGAACCGCACGTTTGGGGAACCTTGACCGAGCATGATTCGGTCATTTTCTATGATAATGATTTCGAAGTATTCATCGACCCCGACGGCGACAACCACCAGTACTACGAGTTCGAGATCAATGCTCTGAATACCGGCTGGGATCTTCGCCTCGTCAAACCGTACCGAGACGGCGGCCCAGCCCTGAACGAGTGGGAGATTCCCGGCCTGAAGACGGCTGTGCACATTCGAGGGACGATCAACGATCCGAGCGACGAGGATGAAGGGTGGTCGGTCGAGATTGCCATGCCCTGGAACGTGTTGGGCGAGTTTACCGATCAGCCCAGCCCTCCCCGAGACGGCGACCGATGGCGGGTGAACTTCTCAAGGGTCGAGTGGCAGCATCGGATCGTCGAGGGACGCTACGAGAAGGTGCCGGAGACTCGGGAAGATAACTGGGTCTGGTCGCCGCAGTGGGTCATCGACATGCACCGCCCCGAGCGCTGGGGAGATGTGCTGTTCTCGACCAAGCCGGTCGGTACGGTGGCCTTTCCCCCCGATCGTGCCCGTCCGGCTCGCGATTTCTTGCACCTCGTTTATGAAGCGCAGAAGGTGTTCCGCAAGGAGAATGAGCGCTGGGCCGAGTCGATCGAGGAACTCGGCTTCGACGCCAGCCCTGAGCCCTCGTTGACGATCGAGGTGACGGAGGAGGGTTACACCGCCTCGGTGATCGTGCCCGCCGCAGAGGGCGAACCAGCCCGACGCTGGACGATCGCCCATGATTCTCGGATCACCAGCGCTTCGGTCCACGACCCGTCGTGA